One window of Alkaliphilus metalliredigens QYMF genomic DNA carries:
- a CDS encoding S-layer homology domain-containing protein: MFVKNQRSKKSKTFLVLTIVLSLLATNMKITTVHAYNNFWSGEAIADFIHNKVDVSILDDNKYTENITREELAELIISMYAIGTQTNKEDIPLKENPFKDTDSIDVQRAYSLGLIKGISKDEYAPMSNITREELAIVIAKFLNINGIDTDVSGNLNNFSDEKDISKWAYNAMLYCVNEGIIKGFNNRLDPKLPTTIEQALIILDKIALRYEWFTPSKDSYYDGFFVPRDTELNIFVRGDVSPLIEWGEIKSREKLENDLYYMLNSKLEDTVQINDLIKIIINTESYYSSGNTQDFIKFFEIDGTTFRVISSYDSSETWVNINSFQ, encoded by the coding sequence ATGTTCGTAAAAAATCAAAGAAGTAAAAAATCAAAAACTTTTTTAGTGCTTACGATAGTACTAAGCTTATTAGCTACAAATATGAAAATAACAACGGTCCATGCTTATAATAATTTTTGGTCGGGTGAAGCCATAGCTGATTTTATACATAATAAAGTAGATGTATCTATACTTGACGATAATAAATATACAGAAAACATAACCCGAGAAGAATTGGCAGAGTTGATTATATCTATGTATGCTATAGGAACCCAAACGAATAAAGAAGATATACCTTTAAAAGAAAATCCATTTAAAGATACAGATTCAATAGATGTTCAAAGAGCTTATTCATTAGGACTTATAAAGGGAATAAGTAAAGATGAATACGCACCAATGTCTAATATAACTAGAGAAGAACTTGCAATCGTAATAGCCAAATTTTTGAATATTAATGGAATTGATACTGATGTAAGCGGCAATTTAAATAATTTTTCAGATGAAAAAGATATAAGTAAATGGGCTTATAATGCTATGCTTTATTGTGTTAATGAAGGAATTATTAAAGGCTTCAATAATCGATTAGATCCTAAATTACCCACTACTATAGAACAAGCTTTGATCATTCTAGATAAAATTGCTTTGCGATACGAATGGTTTACACCTTCAAAAGATAGTTATTATGATGGTTTTTTTGTACCTAGAGATACGGAACTAAACATTTTTGTACGGGGAGATGTTTCACCTTTAATAGAATGGGGTGAGATAAAAAGTCGCGAGAAATTGGAAAATGATTTATATTATATGCTAAATAGTAAATTAGAAGATACTGTACAAATAAATGATTTAATAAAGATTATAATAAACACTGAGTCTTATTATTCTAGTGGAAATACACAAGATTTTATTAAGTTTTTTGAAATAGATGGAACTACATTTAGAGTAATATCATCGTATGATTCATCTGAAACATGGGTAAATATTAATTCATTTCAATAG
- the addA gene encoding helicase-exonuclease AddAB subunit AddA, whose protein sequence is MKNWTTEQQAAIDARGSNLLISAAAGSGKTAVLVERIIQIILKDKIDIDRLLIVTFTNAAAGEMRERIAGAIMEEMERKTEQEAHLRRQINLLNRASITTIHSFCIDVVRRHFHIIDVDPGFRIGDITETSIMRLEALEELFEEEYQGAHETFFRLVEAFGGTKEDRPLQDLVLKVYGFIQSQPYPEVWLKEKVGDFSLSIEDFDESLWIKTIKSRIEIQLKGAMDLLNNALSIAQEPGGPEVYEEAILSDLGQISELYDSLTLPITSFYEHLNHINHARLKPSKESDPVLKEESKNLRDKAKGIIKDIKDNIFTVSPEAYVEDLNKLHPLMDYLYQLVTGFTSRYAQKKADRGIVDFNDLEHYGLEILANELVAQEYQQRFEYIFVDEYQDSNIVQETLIQSIKRKDNLFMVGDVKQSIYRFRLADPSLFIEKYETFGEKEGDINRRIDLAKNFRSRGEVLAGVNYLFKYIMSKELGEIGYDHRAALYQGASFESIKEPSIEVNLIEKNMEIDEDIEEELQELADIEVEARIIAKRIKDLLNEEIYDEKNEVYRRLEFKDIVVLLRTTKNWAQSFLEAFIREGIPAYADANTGYFEAIEVGMFLNLLKVIDNKRQDIPLISVMRSPIGEFTTAELIDIRINDKNGTYYDAIEKYIEKNEDALKDKLVSFIEKLNKWGNEARYIKIDQFIWKLLMDTGFYYYVGAMPGGLQRQANLRILFDRASQFEKTSIKGLFNFIKFIEKLQGSKGDMGAAKILGENDNVVRIMSIHKSKGLEFPVVIAAGMGKNFNLRDTSADVLLHKDLGLGPKFVDSNLRTYRDSIAKLAMKDQIKIESLSEEMRILYVAFTRPKDKLIIVGSLRKIDRLVTNWNQADNIYSLMNAKSYLDWIGAALIKHPHGEVLRELGDFEFNELKYKAEDSKWTVNILGRQAVVLEEHEKRLKEEEYKEKLTHFNREDFSPHRHTEHKEEIDNRLNWQYPYPQATVIPSKLSVSDIKKANMGEMDSIVHQIPTLVKTPKFMEGKKALTAAERGTIIHFVLQHLALNQVGSEEEISQQIDLMVARELITEEEAQVVNVGKIVNYFKSEIGKRMLGAEKVYRESPFIIEKSAKDVIHGLSENLEEKLLVQGVIDCYFEEMDGLVLVDYKNDIVLNGDTASIMTRYDVQLMMYAEALERITGKQVKETYLYLFDVDQGVKR, encoded by the coding sequence ATGAAAAATTGGACTACAGAGCAACAAGCTGCCATAGACGCCAGGGGAAGTAATCTTTTGATCTCTGCTGCAGCTGGATCCGGTAAAACAGCGGTGCTTGTTGAACGGATTATTCAAATTATTTTAAAGGATAAAATTGATATCGATAGACTTTTGATCGTGACATTTACCAATGCAGCCGCTGGAGAAATGCGAGAAAGAATCGCAGGAGCTATTATGGAAGAAATGGAGAGAAAGACCGAGCAAGAGGCCCATTTAAGAAGACAGATCAATTTGCTTAATAGAGCCTCTATCACAACCATCCACTCTTTTTGTATCGACGTGGTCAGAAGACATTTTCATATTATTGATGTGGACCCTGGATTTAGAATTGGAGACATAACAGAAACCAGTATTATGAGACTAGAAGCTTTAGAAGAGCTGTTTGAAGAGGAATACCAAGGGGCCCATGAGACATTCTTTAGGTTAGTAGAAGCCTTTGGAGGAACAAAGGAAGATAGGCCATTGCAGGATTTAGTATTAAAGGTATATGGATTTATTCAAAGTCAGCCTTACCCGGAAGTGTGGCTTAAGGAAAAGGTAGGGGACTTTTCCCTGTCTATTGAAGACTTTGATGAGAGTTTATGGATTAAAACCATCAAGAGTAGGATTGAAATTCAATTAAAAGGAGCCATGGATCTTTTAAATAATGCCCTCAGTATTGCACAGGAGCCAGGGGGACCGGAAGTATATGAAGAAGCCATCCTTTCAGATTTAGGTCAAATAAGCGAGCTGTATGATAGCCTAACCCTACCTATTACATCATTTTATGAACATTTAAATCACATCAATCATGCCAGATTAAAGCCTTCAAAGGAAAGCGACCCGGTATTAAAAGAGGAGTCCAAAAACCTAAGAGATAAGGCTAAGGGCATTATCAAGGACATTAAAGATAATATTTTTACCGTGAGTCCCGAGGCCTATGTAGAGGATTTAAACAAACTTCATCCTTTAATGGATTATCTATATCAGTTAGTGACGGGATTTACCAGCAGATATGCCCAAAAGAAAGCCGATAGGGGTATCGTTGATTTTAATGATCTGGAACATTATGGACTTGAAATTTTAGCCAATGAATTGGTAGCTCAGGAGTATCAGCAAAGGTTTGAATATATTTTCGTTGATGAGTATCAGGACAGTAATATCGTACAAGAGACCTTGATCCAATCCATTAAGAGAAAAGATAACCTTTTTATGGTGGGGGATGTAAAACAAAGTATTTATCGTTTTCGTCTAGCGGACCCAAGCCTATTTATAGAAAAGTACGAAACATTTGGAGAAAAAGAAGGAGACATAAATAGACGAATAGACCTTGCTAAAAACTTTAGAAGTAGAGGTGAGGTGTTGGCCGGAGTTAATTATCTATTTAAATATATTATGTCCAAGGAGCTAGGAGAAATAGGATATGATCATAGGGCGGCCCTATACCAAGGGGCTAGTTTTGAGTCCATTAAGGAGCCATCTATTGAAGTGAATCTAATCGAAAAAAATATGGAGATAGATGAGGACATAGAAGAGGAGCTACAGGAACTGGCTGATATTGAAGTAGAGGCTCGTATTATAGCCAAAAGGATTAAGGATTTATTAAACGAAGAAATCTACGATGAAAAGAATGAAGTTTATCGAAGGTTAGAATTTAAAGACATTGTTGTGCTTTTAAGAACCACGAAGAATTGGGCACAAAGCTTTTTAGAGGCATTTATTCGTGAAGGAATACCTGCCTACGCCGATGCAAATACAGGTTATTTTGAGGCCATCGAAGTGGGAATGTTCCTTAATCTACTAAAGGTAATCGATAATAAAAGGCAGGATATTCCCCTAATCAGTGTGATGAGATCTCCTATTGGTGAATTTACAACGGCGGAACTGATTGATATTAGAATTAATGATAAAAATGGTACCTATTATGATGCAATAGAAAAATATATTGAAAAAAATGAGGATGCGTTAAAAGACAAGCTGGTTTCCTTTATTGAAAAGCTTAACAAATGGGGAAATGAGGCTAGATATATTAAAATAGATCAGTTTATATGGAAGCTCCTTATGGATACGGGTTTTTACTATTATGTAGGAGCAATGCCTGGTGGACTTCAACGACAAGCTAATCTTAGAATTTTATTTGACCGTGCCAGTCAATTTGAAAAGACCTCAATAAAAGGTTTGTTTAACTTTATCAAATTTATTGAAAAGCTTCAAGGTAGTAAAGGTGACATGGGTGCAGCAAAAATACTTGGGGAAAACGATAATGTGGTTCGTATCATGAGTATCCACAAAAGCAAGGGTTTAGAGTTTCCTGTGGTCATTGCAGCGGGTATGGGTAAAAACTTTAACCTAAGGGATACCAGTGCAGATGTGCTATTGCATAAGGATTTAGGCCTAGGGCCCAAATTTGTGGACTCTAACTTGAGAACATACAGAGACAGTATTGCGAAGCTTGCCATGAAGGATCAAATTAAGATAGAAAGTCTATCTGAGGAAATGAGAATTTTGTATGTTGCCTTTACCAGACCCAAAGATAAGTTGATTATCGTTGGCTCTTTACGGAAAATTGACAGGCTGGTTACAAACTGGAACCAGGCGGACAACATCTATTCACTAATGAATGCCAAAAGCTACTTAGATTGGATAGGTGCTGCATTGATTAAGCATCCTCACGGAGAAGTGTTAAGAGAACTAGGTGATTTTGAATTTAATGAACTGAAATATAAGGCTGAGGATTCTAAATGGACAGTAAACATTTTAGGTAGGCAAGCTGTTGTATTAGAAGAGCATGAAAAACGATTAAAGGAAGAGGAATATAAGGAAAAGTTGACCCATTTTAATCGAGAGGACTTTTCGCCACATAGGCACACAGAACACAAAGAAGAAATTGATAACAGGCTTAACTGGCAGTATCCTTACCCCCAGGCAACTGTGATCCCCTCTAAGCTTTCGGTGTCGGATATTAAAAAAGCCAATATGGGAGAGATGGATTCTATTGTACATCAAATCCCCACACTTGTTAAAACCCCAAAGTTTATGGAGGGTAAAAAGGCCCTGACTGCAGCGGAAAGAGGGACCATTATTCACTTTGTACTTCAGCATTTAGCATTAAATCAAGTTGGAAGTGAAGAGGAGATCAGTCAACAGATAGACTTGATGGTGGCCCGGGAGTTGATTACTGAAGAAGAAGCTCAGGTCGTCAATGTAGGGAAAATCGTAAATTACTTTAAGAGTGAAATAGGAAAGCGAATGCTTGGGGCAGAGAAGGTATATCGAGAATCACCATTTATTATTGAAAAATCCGCTAAGGATGTCATCCATGGGTTATCTGAAAATCTAGAGGAAAAGCTACTTGTTCAAGGGGTGATAGACTGCTACTTTGAGGAAATGGATGGTTTGGTATTGGTGGACTATAAAAATGACATTGTCCTCAATGGAGATACCGCCAGCATCATGACAAGATATGATGTGCAACTAATGATGTATGCAGAAGCCCTAGAGCGTATTACAGGAAAACAGGTAAAGGAAACATATTTATACTTATTCGACGTGGATCAAGGGGTGAAACGATGA
- a CDS encoding metallophosphoesterase family protein: protein MKILHTSDWHLGKTLEGNSRLAEQERFLEELVTIVNEKEIDLILVAGDIYDTSNPPAQAERLFYDSVKKLSANGQRPIIIVAGNHDNPDRLVAASPLAYEHGVVLLGKPKSIVEIGKYGTFEIVDSGEGFLEIDLKGERVVILTLPYPSEQRLNELLSEELAEDARRKSYSARIGEIFSNLSEKHREDTINLAISHLFVMGGEEVGSERPIQLGGSLTVDANHLPQRAHYVALGHLHKPQKVVGSGKIKAYYSGSPIEYSKKEVHYSKSVYVVEVNLGLDTKVEEVYLKNYKPIEVWKCKGIKEALIRCEEDGERDIWVYLEIQTDRVMTQSEIKEMKKLRPHIVEIKPVFQEMDREEEELEDMTTMRIEDLFKDYYIYKNGVHPTEELMDLFSEIAQGEGDEDET, encoded by the coding sequence ATGAAGATATTACACACATCTGACTGGCATTTGGGTAAGACTCTAGAGGGGAATAGTCGTCTGGCAGAACAGGAACGATTTTTAGAGGAGCTCGTTACCATTGTAAATGAAAAAGAAATCGATTTGATTTTAGTTGCTGGAGATATATACGATACCAGTAATCCACCAGCCCAGGCAGAAAGACTTTTTTATGACAGTGTTAAAAAGCTTTCTGCAAATGGACAACGGCCCATTATTATTGTTGCTGGGAACCATGATAATCCTGATAGGCTTGTGGCTGCAAGTCCGCTAGCCTACGAGCATGGGGTTGTATTACTTGGAAAGCCCAAAAGTATTGTTGAAATAGGAAAGTATGGGACATTTGAAATTGTAGATTCTGGAGAAGGGTTTTTAGAAATAGATCTTAAGGGAGAACGGGTCGTGATTTTGACACTTCCTTACCCCAGTGAACAAAGGCTTAATGAGCTGCTTTCCGAGGAATTAGCGGAGGATGCTAGACGGAAATCTTATTCAGCCCGAATTGGAGAAATTTTTAGCAACTTGTCTGAAAAACATAGGGAGGATACCATTAATTTAGCCATATCGCACCTCTTTGTCATGGGGGGAGAGGAGGTTGGATCTGAGAGACCCATCCAGCTGGGGGGCTCATTAACGGTGGATGCCAATCATTTGCCCCAAAGGGCTCATTATGTGGCCCTTGGACATCTTCATAAACCACAAAAGGTTGTGGGTAGCGGTAAGATAAAAGCATATTACTCTGGGTCTCCCATCGAATATAGTAAAAAAGAGGTACATTATAGCAAAAGTGTTTACGTAGTAGAAGTTAACCTGGGCCTTGATACCAAGGTAGAAGAAGTTTATTTGAAAAATTATAAACCAATAGAGGTTTGGAAATGTAAGGGAATCAAAGAAGCTCTGATACGATGTGAAGAGGATGGAGAACGAGATATTTGGGTTTACTTAGAAATTCAGACGGATAGAGTGATGACCCAATCTGAAATTAAGGAAATGAAGAAATTACGTCCTCATATTGTGGAGATTAAACCTGTATTTCAGGAGATGGATAGGGAAGAAGAGGAACTTGAGGATATGACAACCATGAGGATTGAAGACTTGTTTAAGGACTATTACATATATAAAAATGGTGTTCATCCAACTGAAGAGTTAATGGATTTATTTAGTGAAATTGCCCAGGGAGAAGGTGACGAAGATGAGACCTAG
- a CDS encoding ABC transporter ATP-binding protein has protein sequence MLINLKNISKSYIHKGDNIQVLKNINLGIEKGEKIAIMGNNGSGKTTLLNLIGTIDTPDKGEYIFNDKKLSIDQPLKLNKLRRNHFGYIPQGFCLIRDKKGFYNISLPLLFRGYTKEVIEEKVDEISSTLKIKHLLNKKPDNMSAGERQKISIARAMITNPEVILADEMTNTLDKESKNIVLGLIKDSRELTAIVVTHDILIAKKCDRILYLDDGIIQSS, from the coding sequence ATGCTGATAAATTTAAAAAATATTTCTAAATCATATATACATAAAGGGGATAATATTCAGGTATTAAAGAATATTAATTTAGGAATAGAAAAAGGTGAAAAGATTGCCATAATGGGTAATAATGGATCCGGAAAAACTACTTTGTTAAACCTAATAGGGACTATTGATACACCAGATAAGGGTGAGTATATATTTAATGATAAGAAATTGTCTATAGATCAACCTTTGAAGTTGAATAAATTAAGAAGAAATCATTTTGGATATATACCTCAAGGATTTTGTTTAATACGAGATAAAAAAGGGTTTTATAATATATCATTACCTCTTTTATTTAGAGGATACACCAAGGAAGTGATAGAAGAGAAAGTAGATGAAATCTCATCAACCCTAAAGATTAAACATCTATTAAATAAAAAGCCAGATAATATGTCTGCTGGAGAGAGGCAAAAAATTTCTATTGCAAGAGCTATGATTACAAATCCTGAGGTCATTTTAGCAGATGAAATGACCAATACATTGGATAAAGAGTCGAAAAATATTGTATTAGGTTTAATAAAAGATTCTAGAGAGTTAACTGCTATAGTAGTGACTCATGATATTCTAATAGCTAAGAAATGTGATAGAATTCTATATTTAGATGATGGAATAATACAATCTAGTTAA
- the addB gene encoding helicase-exonuclease AddAB subunit AddB, with amino-acid sequence MAIRYIFGRAGRGKSYLALEEIKQKLQEEEDNKLFLLVPEQFTLQAERDLIRKQELTGMMRAEVLSFTRLAHRVFSEVGGLTRVPINELGKNMILRKIADESLKELSIYQSIAKQDGFITKLNELICEMKQHDITPTELTMELNEIEEETILKRKLEDITLLYQRFNNYLKGQYVDNEDHVNLLIENIERVEFLEGAEIWIDGFQSFTPQIIRVIEKLAQKVANITITFTMELNAKEKDKDLFHITQKTYLKVKTIAQKFNLDEEVINLDIEERKVLPKEKEIAHIEREFNTYPYKQYADEIANLEIFAGSNLYSEMENVAAQIIHLVRNRGYRWNDIALVSGGLDQYSMILKRVFEEYHIPYFIDEKRSIMNNPMIELILSSIEILSRGYQYEDVFSFLKTGFSDLTKDEVEQLENYVLQYGIRGKAYSEPFTKGFEKKQIQQKDKEEGEKQIDEEKKEKYNELRMRFIAPFAKFEKRIYRKKKIGEITKALFEFMKELNIEDKLNQWIEELREEKYFEYVNENTQIWNKIMEIFDQLTEILADESATLKEYGRILEAGFLACKVGVIPSTIDQVLVGSIERSKSHDIKALFVVGVNDGVLPFGQEDGGILLDHERESLVKKGISIGTTLESSLLEEQFMIYSAFSKPTEYLWVSYALADQEGKAMRQSILIDRFKKLFKNLRIKSDVVNDVDRQLHLITTPISTFKYMTENIRQNVDDKAMADMWWDVYDWYSKEPTWEDRRKLMVKGLFHQNQITYIGENKAKSLYDNPIKSSVSRLERFANCPFSHFVTYGLRPKERKEYQLSNPDIGRLFHDSMEQFTKEMVNEEIQWKDLTKEKNDELVEKVIDEMVPDFEHGIMLSTHRYQYLVTRLKRISKRAMWTLTDHVKKGEFVPMGHEIIFGLEGDVPPIIIELANGEKIYLEGRIDRVDLLNDEEDGNYVKIIDYKSGSKEFSLSDVYYGLQIQLMVYLDAILSSEEKKHQVEIHPGGIFYFKIDDPMVKTTEKVVEEVEKEINKKLKMKGLVLKDVNIIKKMDRSIGRSSTIVPAGLTKDDEISKSSSALPEEDFKALLNHVRRLVKEIGEEMLKGNVKIEPFKKGGDTSCKYCDYIAICQFDNSFHDNQYKNIKELKSDEVLERIKKESQKKLE; translated from the coding sequence ATGGCGATTCGATACATATTTGGACGAGCAGGTAGAGGGAAAAGCTACCTTGCTCTTGAGGAAATAAAACAAAAATTACAGGAAGAAGAGGATAATAAGCTGTTTCTCCTGGTTCCAGAACAATTTACACTACAGGCAGAGCGGGATTTAATAAGGAAACAGGAGCTAACGGGAATGATGAGGGCAGAGGTATTAAGCTTTACAAGGCTTGCCCATCGGGTTTTCAGTGAAGTTGGAGGCCTTACAAGGGTACCAATTAACGAGCTAGGTAAAAACATGATTTTAAGAAAGATTGCCGATGAGTCTTTAAAGGAGCTTTCAATTTATCAGTCCATTGCTAAACAGGATGGATTTATCACTAAATTAAATGAGCTGATATGTGAAATGAAGCAACATGATATCACTCCTACTGAGTTGACGATGGAACTAAACGAGATAGAGGAAGAAACAATATTGAAACGAAAGCTAGAGGATATCACCCTCTTATACCAGCGATTTAACAATTATTTAAAGGGGCAATATGTGGATAATGAGGATCATGTAAACTTATTGATTGAAAATATAGAGCGGGTGGAATTTTTAGAGGGGGCAGAGATTTGGATAGATGGATTTCAAAGCTTCACGCCTCAAATCATAAGGGTAATAGAAAAACTAGCCCAAAAGGTAGCAAACATTACAATTACATTCACAATGGAGCTAAATGCTAAGGAAAAAGATAAGGATTTATTTCACATTACCCAAAAGACATATTTAAAAGTAAAGACAATTGCTCAGAAATTCAACTTAGATGAAGAGGTAATCAACTTAGATATAGAGGAAAGAAAGGTACTGCCAAAGGAGAAGGAAATAGCCCATATAGAAAGAGAATTTAATACATATCCCTATAAGCAATATGCTGACGAGATTGCGAACTTAGAGATTTTTGCTGGTTCTAATCTATATTCAGAGATGGAAAATGTGGCTGCTCAAATCATACATTTAGTACGAAATAGAGGCTATCGTTGGAATGACATAGCCCTTGTTTCTGGTGGATTAGACCAATATAGTATGATATTAAAAAGAGTATTTGAAGAATATCATATACCTTATTTTATAGATGAAAAAAGGTCTATCATGAACAATCCTATGATAGAACTGATTTTATCTAGTATCGAAATTCTAAGTAGAGGATATCAGTACGAGGATGTATTTAGTTTTCTAAAAACTGGCTTTAGTGACTTGACTAAGGATGAAGTGGAGCAGCTAGAAAACTATGTGCTTCAGTACGGAATTAGGGGGAAAGCATATTCTGAACCCTTTACCAAGGGCTTTGAAAAAAAGCAAATACAACAAAAGGATAAAGAAGAGGGAGAGAAGCAGATTGATGAAGAGAAGAAAGAAAAATACAATGAATTAAGAATGCGGTTTATTGCTCCCTTTGCAAAATTTGAAAAAAGGATCTATCGAAAAAAGAAGATTGGAGAGATTACCAAGGCATTATTTGAATTTATGAAGGAGTTAAATATAGAGGACAAGCTAAATCAATGGATAGAAGAACTAAGAGAAGAAAAATATTTTGAGTATGTAAACGAAAACACACAAATATGGAATAAAATTATGGAAATATTTGATCAGCTAACGGAAATATTAGCCGATGAGAGTGCGACCCTAAAAGAATATGGACGGATTTTAGAGGCAGGATTTTTAGCCTGTAAAGTAGGAGTGATTCCATCTACAATAGATCAAGTGCTGGTTGGGAGTATAGAAAGATCCAAGAGTCATGATATCAAGGCGTTATTTGTGGTGGGCGTAAATGATGGGGTTCTTCCATTTGGTCAAGAGGATGGAGGCATATTGTTGGATCATGAGCGCGAGTCCTTGGTTAAAAAAGGAATCTCAATAGGAACGACATTAGAGTCCTCGCTGCTGGAGGAACAATTTATGATTTACTCTGCTTTCTCAAAGCCTACAGAATATTTATGGGTCAGCTATGCCTTAGCAGATCAAGAGGGAAAGGCCATGAGACAATCTATTTTAATCGATCGTTTTAAAAAGCTATTTAAAAACCTAAGGATAAAAAGTGATGTTGTTAATGACGTAGATCGGCAGCTGCATCTGATTACAACACCAATTAGTACATTTAAATATATGACGGAAAACATTAGGCAAAATGTAGACGACAAGGCTATGGCAGATATGTGGTGGGATGTATATGACTGGTATAGCAAGGAGCCTACATGGGAGGACAGACGCAAACTAATGGTGAAGGGGTTATTCCATCAAAATCAAATCACCTATATAGGAGAAAACAAGGCCAAAAGCCTATATGATAACCCGATCAAGTCCAGTGTTTCAAGGCTTGAACGGTTCGCAAACTGTCCATTTTCTCACTTTGTTACCTATGGACTAAGACCAAAGGAGCGAAAGGAATACCAATTATCTAATCCAGATATCGGTAGATTATTCCATGATTCCATGGAGCAGTTTACTAAGGAAATGGTTAATGAAGAAATTCAGTGGAAGGACTTAACCAAAGAGAAAAATGATGAGTTAGTGGAGAAGGTAATCGATGAAATGGTACCAGATTTTGAACATGGAATTATGCTCAGTACCCACCGCTATCAATATTTAGTGACTAGGCTTAAGCGAATTAGTAAAAGAGCGATGTGGACCTTAACAGACCATGTGAAAAAAGGTGAATTTGTTCCAATGGGCCATGAAATTATTTTTGGTCTTGAAGGAGATGTACCTCCTATTATCATTGAGCTTGCAAATGGAGAAAAGATTTATCTAGAAGGTAGGATAGACCGTGTTGATCTATTGAATGATGAAGAAGATGGAAATTATGTCAAAATAATTGATTACAAATCTGGAAGTAAGGAGTTTAGTCTGTCTGATGTATATTATGGCCTTCAAATTCAGCTCATGGTTTACTTAGATGCCATATTATCCAGTGAAGAGAAAAAACATCAGGTGGAAATACATCCAGGAGGGATCTTTTATTTTAAAATAGATGATCCAATGGTAAAAACCACAGAAAAAGTAGTGGAAGAAGTAGAAAAGGAAATCAATAAAAAGCTTAAAATGAAGGGATTAGTTTTAAAGGATGTCAATATTATTAAGAAAATGGATAGATCAATTGGAAGGTCTTCGACGATTGTACCAGCAGGGTTAACAAAGGATGATGAAATATCAAAGTCCTCATCCGCTCTGCCAGAGGAAGATTTCAAAGCACTTCTTAATCATGTAAGGAGATTGGTTAAAGAGATTGGTGAGGAAATGCTAAAGGGAAACGTGAAAATAGAGCCATTTAAAAAGGGTGGTGACACCTCTTGTAAATATTGTGACTATATTGCCATCTGCCAATTTGATAATAGTTTTCATGACAATCAATATAAAAATATTAAGGAATTAAAGTCTGATGAGGTACTTGAAAGGATCAAGAAAGAAAGTCAGAAGAAGTTAGAGTAG